TTAAAACTCGTCCTGTTTCTATAGCTTTTTTTATTGAATTTTCAATAAATGTTTTCCCATCTTCGTTAACTTCAAAATTTTTAAGTATTTCAAACATACCTTTTATTTGAAAGCCTTTTGGTTTTATTTCATTAATTTCTTCTAATTTATGTTTATTATTAGTAGCAAGATAAATAATCATTTTACAACCTCTTTCAATTTTTTTGCCGCATTAGATGGATTTTCCTGATGAAATATACCAGCACCTACAACAAATTCTCTAGCTCCAGACATATATAATTCTTTAATGTTTTTTAATCCGACTCCGCCATCAACTTCTATAACAACATTTAAATTTCTATCATCAATTATTTTTTTCAATTTCATTATTTTATTCAATATTTCAGGAATAAACTTTTGGCCTGTAAATCCAGGATTTACACTCATAATTAATACTCTATCAACAAAAGGAAGGATTTCTTCCAATAAAAAAACAGGAGTATGTGGATTTAAAGAAATTCCAGCGTCACAGCCTAATTCTTTAATTTTATTTATAGTTCTATGAAGATGGGTAACAGCTTCATAATGTACAGTAATACCATTTACTCCCATCCTAGCATAATCTTCCAAATATCTATCTGGATCAACAATCATTAAATGGGCGTCTAAGTATTTGTTAGTAATTTTTCTAACAGATTCTATTATAGGAGTGCCAAAGGAAATATTAGGAACAAAAAGGCCATCCATAATATCAAGATGTATGCCATCAATATTATTTTCTACATTTTTAATATCATTTCCTAAATTTGAAAAGTCTGCAGCTAATATAGAAGGGTAAATTTTCATTTCCATTTTTTCCTCCTTAATATTTTATTATATTCTTCCACTTCGTTGTATATTTTTAAATAATTGTTATATCTTGATAATGAAATTTCATTATTATCTAAGGCTTCTTTAACTGCACAATGAGGTTCATTTATATGAACACAATCATTAAAGCCACAATACATAGAATGTTCTGTAAATTCTATAAAAAAGTCCTGTAATTGTTCAGGTTCAAAATTGTATACATCAAAAGCTGCAAATCCTGGTGTATCAGCAACAAATCCGCCAAAATCAAATTTTAATAATTCGGTATAAGTAGTTGTATGTTTGCCTCTTTGTAATCTCTCTGATATTTCACCAACTCTTAATTTAAGGCCAGGATTAATTGCATTTAACAATGAAGATTTTCCAACTCCAGACATTCCAGCAAATGTGGAAATTTTATTTTTTAAATATGGTTTAATTTCTTCTATGCCAATATTATTTTTAGCACTTGCTAAAATTACTGGATATAAAGGAGAGTATATTTTTAAAAATTCATCAATTTCACTTTTTTCAAGTAAATCAACTTTATTTAATACTATTATACAATCTAAATTGTTTTTTTCTACTTGGACTAAAAATTTATCTATTATTAAATAATCAACTTTTGGACTTTTTAAACAAGTTACTAATATTGTCTGATCAACATTTGCGATTTTAGGTCTATATAATAAATTTTTTCTAGGTAATATATTTTCAATTTTTGCTGAATCTCTTTCAATTGTATATTCTACATAATCTCCCACAACAGGAGTAGTTTTTTGTAATTTAAATTTACCTCTTAAAAAAGCTGTAAGTTTTTTATTTGTTTCTAAATCAATTAATTCTAAAGTATTAGAATGAAAACGAGTCACTAATCCTGTATTCACTTATTCACCTCCGAAGAAGAAACTTTTAGTAATATTGTATCTCCTTCATTAATAGGGGTATTGGGTTGTGGTTCCATATCTATTATTGTTTCAATTTCTTCATTTGGGAAATATATTTTAATAATTTTATATTTTAAATTATATGATGTAAGAAATTGTTCAGCAATTTCTAAAGGTACACCTATTAAATCAGGAACAGTTAGTTGATCTATTTTT
The nucleotide sequence above comes from Marinitoga sp. 38H-ov. Encoded proteins:
- the rpe gene encoding ribulose-phosphate 3-epimerase; protein product: MEMKIYPSILAADFSNLGNDIKNVENNIDGIHLDIMDGLFVPNISFGTPIIESVRKITNKYLDAHLMIVDPDRYLEDYARMGVNGITVHYEAVTHLHRTINKIKELGCDAGISLNPHTPVFLLEEILPFVDRVLIMSVNPGFTGQKFIPEILNKIMKLKKIIDDRNLNVVIEVDGGVGLKNIKELYMSGAREFVVGAGIFHQENPSNAAKKLKEVVK
- the rsgA gene encoding ribosome small subunit-dependent GTPase A translates to MNTGLVTRFHSNTLELIDLETNKKLTAFLRGKFKLQKTTPVVGDYVEYTIERDSAKIENILPRKNLLYRPKIANVDQTILVTCLKSPKVDYLIIDKFLVQVEKNNLDCIIVLNKVDLLEKSEIDEFLKIYSPLYPVILASAKNNIGIEEIKPYLKNKISTFAGMSGVGKSSLLNAINPGLKLRVGEISERLQRGKHTTTYTELLKFDFGGFVADTPGFAAFDVYNFEPEQLQDFFIEFTEHSMYCGFNDCVHINEPHCAVKEALDNNEISLSRYNNYLKIYNEVEEYNKILRRKKWK